The Desulfomicrobium macestii nucleotide sequence GACGTGATTCTGAACCATTTTCACACCATATATAAGGAAAAGGCATGAACGGACGCGAACTTGTGACCCGGCTGATGCATGAAGGCGGCCTGTACGGGCTGACCGCTGAGAAATTCTCCCTGGGACGGCGCAACGCGGACGTTGTCCGGACCATGCTGGACGGCGGGATACGCATCATCCAATACCGCGAGAAGACGAAAAAAATGGGACTCAAATACGAGGAATGCCTTCAGCTGCGCGCCATAACCCGCGAGGCCGGCGCGGCCTTCATCGTCAACGACGACATCGATCTGGCCCTGCTGACGGGAGCCGACGGAGTGCACGTGGGCCAGGAAGACCTGCCGGTCGAGGCCGTGCGCGCCCTGGTGGGCGAGGGCATGGCCGTCGGTCTCTCGACCCATTCCCCGGAACAGGCCCGTGCGGCAGTATCCCGGGGCGCGGATTACATAGGTGTCGGGCCGATCTTCGCGACCCGGACCAAGGAAGATGTCTGCGCGCCGGTGGGCTTTGAATATCTGGACTTCGTCGTGCGCAATATCGATCTGCCTTTTGTCGCCATCGGCGGAATCAAGGAGCACAACATCAAGGAAGTGACCGACCACGGTGCCCGGTGCATGGCCCTGGTCACCGAGATCACCGCCGCCGAGGACATCCGGGGCAAGATCGCCGCGCTGACGAA carries:
- the thiE gene encoding thiamine phosphate synthase, with amino-acid sequence MNGRELVTRLMHEGGLYGLTAEKFSLGRRNADVVRTMLDGGIRIIQYREKTKKMGLKYEECLQLRAITREAGAAFIVNDDIDLALLTGADGVHVGQEDLPVEAVRALVGEGMAVGLSTHSPEQARAAVSRGADYIGVGPIFATRTKEDVCAPVGFEYLDFVVRNIDLPFVAIGGIKEHNIKEVTDHGARCMALVTEITAAEDIRGKIAALTNILCP